One genomic window of Aquisalimonas sp. 2447 includes the following:
- the speD gene encoding adenosylmethionine decarboxylase — MVQSEGLRLHGFNNLTKSLSFNIYDICYARDAQQRQRYIEYIDEVYNAERLTQILTQVANIIGANILNIARQDYEPQGASVTLLISEEEEIEGAEVGSAAPGPLPDTVLAHLDKSHITVHTYPETHPDHGISTFRADIDVSTCGVISPLKALNFLIHSFDSDIVTMDYRVRGFTRDVEGRKHFIDHEINSIQNYLSEDTKEQYHLIDVNVYQEHMFHTKMLLKEPKLSNYLFGESASDFSEEDKQQIRMQLRREMAEIFYGRNLQPGQEVSLGLEFR, encoded by the coding sequence TTGGTCCAGTCAGAGGGGCTGAGGCTTCACGGGTTCAACAACCTGACGAAGTCGCTGAGTTTCAATATCTACGATATCTGCTACGCCCGTGATGCGCAGCAGCGGCAGCGGTATATCGAGTACATCGACGAGGTATACAACGCCGAGCGGCTGACGCAGATCCTCACGCAGGTGGCGAACATCATCGGTGCCAACATCCTCAATATCGCCCGGCAGGACTACGAGCCCCAGGGTGCCAGCGTTACCCTGCTGATCTCCGAGGAAGAGGAGATCGAGGGCGCCGAAGTTGGCAGTGCCGCCCCCGGTCCGCTGCCGGACACCGTGCTTGCGCACCTGGACAAGAGCCACATCACGGTGCATACGTATCCGGAGACGCACCCGGATCACGGCATCAGCACCTTCCGGGCGGACATCGATGTCTCCACCTGCGGCGTGATCTCGCCGCTGAAGGCGCTGAACTTCCTGATCCACTCCTTTGACTCCGACATCGTCACCATGGACTACCGGGTGCGCGGGTTTACCCGGGATGTGGAGGGGCGCAAGCACTTCATCGACCACGAGATCAACTCGATCCAGAACTACCTGTCCGAGGACACCAAGGAGCAGTACCACCTGATCGACGTGAACGTCTATCAGGAACACATGTTCCATACCAAGATGCTGCTCAAGGAGCCCAAGCTCTCCAACTATCTGTTCGGCGAGTCGGCCTCGGACTTCTCCGAGGAGGACAAGCAGCAGATTCGCATGCAGCTGCGCCGCGAGATGGCGGAGATCTTCTACGGCCGCAATCTGCAGCCGGGGCAGGAAGTCTCCCTTGGGCTGGAGTTCCGTTGA
- the rplM gene encoding 50S ribosomal protein L13, producing MKTFSAKPAEVERDWFVVDADGKTLGRLATEVARRLRGKHKPEYTPHVDTGDYVVVVNADKVRVTGNKSTDKMYYRHTGFPGHLRSKTFEKQHAEKPESVVELAVKGMLPRNRLGRAMARKLKVYAGAEHRHHAQQPKPLEL from the coding sequence ATGAAGACCTTTAGCGCGAAACCGGCTGAAGTTGAACGCGACTGGTTTGTCGTGGATGCCGATGGCAAGACCCTCGGCCGCCTGGCCACCGAAGTGGCACGGCGCCTGCGCGGCAAGCACAAGCCGGAATATACGCCGCACGTGGACACCGGCGACTATGTCGTCGTTGTCAACGCAGACAAGGTGCGCGTCACCGGCAACAAGTCGACGGACAAGATGTACTACCGTCATACCGGTTTTCCGGGACATCTGCGGTCGAAGACGTTTGAAAAGCAGCATGCCGAGAAGCCGGAATCGGTGGTGGAGCTGGCGGTGAAGGGCATGCTGCCGCGCAACCGCCTTGGCCGCGCCATGGCCAGGAAGCTCAAGGTCTACGCCGGCGCCGAGCATCGGCACCACGCGCAGCAGCCCAAGCCGCTGGAGCTCTAA
- a CDS encoding OsmC family protein — MHATVKWVGGAAFEGTPGSGHTVRMDGPPDFGGQDSGVRPMEMLLLGLGGCSAFDVVHILQRGRHPVSDCVVDVEAQRAESDPKVFTRIHMHYRVSGEGLGDAAVKRAVNLSAEKYCSASIMLAQVAELTHDYEVVSA, encoded by the coding sequence ATGCACGCGACGGTGAAATGGGTCGGTGGAGCCGCCTTTGAGGGCACCCCGGGCAGCGGGCATACCGTGCGTATGGATGGCCCGCCGGATTTCGGTGGTCAGGACAGCGGCGTGCGCCCCATGGAGATGCTGCTGCTGGGGTTGGGCGGTTGTTCCGCCTTCGACGTGGTGCACATCCTGCAGCGCGGCCGCCACCCGGTGAGCGACTGCGTGGTGGACGTGGAGGCGCAGCGCGCCGAGAGCGACCCCAAGGTGTTCACGCGCATCCACATGCATTACCGCGTCAGCGGCGAGGGGCTCGGGGACGCGGCGGTCAAACGCGCCGTGAATCTGTCCGCCGAAAAATACTGCTCCGCTTCCATCATGCTCGCGCAGGTGGCGGAACTCACCCACGATTACGAGGTCGTGAGCGCCTGA
- the crp gene encoding cAMP-activated global transcriptional regulator CRP, translating to MTVAEPTRRTNWSIDNLLRHCHRRRYPSKTGIIYAGDQPDALYYITEGSVSVIIEDENGHEIVLAYLNAGDFFGELGLFGQETVRSAWVRTRTSCEVAEISYSRFHQVAAEDPEIVFYLAGQMAERLRKTSRKVGDLAFLDVTGRVARTLLDLCKEPDAMTHPDGMQIRITRQELGRIVGCSREMVGRVLKDLEERELISVSGKTMVIFNTR from the coding sequence ATGACCGTCGCCGAACCTACGAGAAGAACAAACTGGTCCATCGACAATCTGCTGCGTCACTGCCACCGGCGGCGCTACCCCAGCAAGACGGGCATCATCTATGCGGGCGACCAGCCCGACGCGCTCTACTACATCACCGAGGGCTCGGTGAGCGTGATCATCGAGGACGAGAACGGCCACGAGATCGTGCTGGCTTACCTAAATGCCGGTGATTTCTTCGGCGAACTGGGGCTTTTCGGCCAGGAGACCGTGCGCAGCGCCTGGGTGCGGACCCGTACCTCCTGCGAAGTGGCCGAGATCAGCTACTCGCGCTTCCACCAGGTGGCGGCCGAGGATCCGGAGATCGTCTTCTACCTGGCCGGACAGATGGCGGAGCGGCTACGCAAGACCAGCCGCAAGGTCGGCGACCTGGCGTTCCTGGACGTGACCGGGCGGGTGGCGCGCACGTTGCTGGATCTGTGCAAGGAGCCGGACGCCATGACCCACCCGGACGGCATGCAGATCCGCATCACCCGCCAGGAGCTGGGCCGCATCGTGGGCTGCTCCCGGGAGATGGTAGGTCGGGTGCTGAAGGACCTGGAGGAGCGGGAGCTCATCTCGGTGTCCGGCAAGACCATGGTGATTTTCAACACGCGGTAA
- a CDS encoding NAD-dependent epimerase, translating into MKVLVTGAAGFIGSHVAQLLLQRGDTVVGLDNLNDYYDVTLKEARLARLRDWDRFRFVRLDVADQAGMMALFRHSGFHRVIHLAAQAGVRYSIENPHAYVDSNVVGFMNILEGCRHAGVEHLVYASTSSVYGANTAMPFSVHQNVDHPLSMYAATKKANELMAHTYAHLYRLPVTGLRFFTVYGPWGRPDMALFLFTRAILNGEPIDVFNYGNHRRDFTFVDDIAQGVMRSMDHVATPDPEWSGDAPDPATSAAPYRLYNIGNNRPIELMHYIHVLEECLGREADKRMLPMQQGDVPDTWADAEDLVREVGYRPDTPVEEGVRRFVDWYRDYYNI; encoded by the coding sequence ATGAAGGTACTGGTCACCGGCGCCGCCGGGTTCATCGGCTCCCACGTCGCACAACTCCTGCTCCAGCGCGGAGACACCGTCGTCGGGCTGGATAATCTCAACGATTACTACGACGTCACCCTCAAGGAAGCACGCCTGGCGCGCCTGCGCGACTGGGACCGGTTCCGCTTCGTGCGCCTGGATGTGGCCGATCAGGCCGGCATGATGGCGCTGTTCCGGCACAGCGGTTTCCACCGGGTGATTCACCTGGCGGCCCAGGCCGGCGTGCGCTACTCCATCGAGAATCCCCATGCCTACGTTGACAGCAACGTGGTGGGGTTCATGAACATCCTCGAGGGCTGCCGCCACGCCGGTGTGGAGCACCTGGTCTACGCCTCCACCAGCTCCGTGTACGGCGCCAACACCGCCATGCCCTTCTCGGTGCACCAGAACGTCGACCACCCGCTGTCCATGTACGCGGCCACCAAGAAGGCCAACGAGCTCATGGCGCATACCTATGCCCACCTCTACCGGCTGCCGGTGACGGGGCTGCGGTTCTTCACCGTGTACGGCCCCTGGGGGCGCCCGGATATGGCCCTGTTCCTGTTCACCCGGGCCATCCTCAACGGTGAGCCCATCGACGTCTTCAATTACGGGAACCACCGCCGCGATTTCACCTTCGTGGACGATATCGCCCAGGGCGTGATGCGCTCCATGGATCACGTGGCCACGCCGGATCCCGAATGGTCCGGCGATGCGCCCGATCCGGCCACCAGCGCGGCGCCTTACCGGCTCTACAACATCGGCAACAACCGGCCCATCGAGCTCATGCACTACATCCATGTGCTGGAAGAGTGCCTGGGCCGCGAGGCGGACAAGCGCATGCTGCCCATGCAACAGGGTGATGTGCCCGATACCTGGGCGGACGCCGAGGACCTGGTGAGGGAGGTGGGCTATCGCCCGGATACGCCGGTGGAAGAGGGCGTGCGTCGTTTCGTGGACTGGTACCGCGATTATTACAATATCTGA
- a CDS encoding SLC13 family permease, which yields MGWEAWLTVAVVVGVLGVLTFTRLAADMVFLGGVTILLLTGVLDARAAFGGLANQGLITVAVLYVVVSGLQETGGIHWIVQRVLGRPRSLGHAQLKLMSPVAVLSAFMNNTPVVAMLIPAVNEWAQKFGLSNSKLMIPLSYAAILGGTCTVIGTSTNLVVNGLLVDRTDHGLRMFDLAWVGLPVAVVGIAFIMLTTRWLLPDRQPPMQRLTDPREYSVEMLVDPEGPLVGKSIESAGLRHLSGMFLAEIDRNGDILPAVAPQEKLQGGDRLVFVGVVESVVELQKIRGLTPATDQVFKLEGHRSERIMIEAVVSGSCPVVGQTIRDGRFRSRYDAVVIAVARNGVRLGGKIGDIVIQPGDTLLLEAKQAFVDQQRNSRDFFLVSQIRDSSPPRHERAPVALAMLGVMVVTAGIGVLSMLEAALLAAAGMLLTGCCTVENARRNIDWSVLLVIAAAFGLGAAMEQTGVALVVAHSVIQAAGDAPLVNLVAIYLLTAAFTAVITNNAAALLMFPIAMALSSDLGVSIMPFAVAIMLAASASFATPIGYQTNLMVYGPGGYHFSDFMRIGLPLNLVTALVAVLVIPLVWGF from the coding sequence TTGGGCTGGGAAGCATGGCTGACCGTTGCCGTGGTGGTGGGCGTCCTGGGTGTACTCACGTTCACGCGGCTGGCGGCGGACATGGTGTTCCTGGGTGGTGTCACCATCCTGCTCCTCACCGGTGTGCTGGATGCCCGCGCCGCCTTTGGTGGCCTGGCGAATCAGGGCCTGATCACCGTCGCTGTCCTCTACGTGGTCGTCTCCGGCCTGCAGGAGACCGGTGGCATCCACTGGATCGTGCAACGGGTGCTGGGCCGGCCGCGTTCGCTGGGGCATGCGCAGCTCAAGCTCATGAGCCCGGTGGCGGTGTTGAGCGCCTTCATGAACAACACGCCGGTGGTGGCCATGCTGATCCCGGCGGTGAACGAGTGGGCACAGAAGTTCGGTCTGTCCAACTCGAAACTCATGATTCCCCTCAGCTACGCGGCCATTCTGGGCGGCACCTGCACGGTGATCGGCACCAGCACCAACCTGGTGGTCAACGGCCTGCTGGTGGACCGCACCGACCACGGCCTGCGCATGTTCGACCTGGCCTGGGTCGGGTTGCCCGTCGCAGTGGTGGGCATTGCCTTCATCATGCTCACCACCCGCTGGCTGCTGCCGGATCGTCAGCCACCCATGCAGCGCCTCACCGATCCGCGGGAGTACAGCGTGGAAATGCTGGTGGACCCGGAAGGTCCGCTGGTGGGCAAGAGCATCGAGAGCGCCGGGCTGCGTCATCTCTCGGGCATGTTTCTGGCCGAGATCGACCGCAACGGCGACATCCTGCCGGCCGTGGCGCCCCAGGAAAAGCTCCAGGGCGGTGACCGGCTGGTGTTCGTCGGCGTGGTGGAATCCGTGGTGGAACTGCAGAAGATCCGCGGGCTGACGCCGGCGACGGATCAGGTGTTCAAGCTGGAAGGCCACCGCTCCGAGCGCATCATGATCGAGGCGGTGGTCTCCGGCAGTTGCCCGGTGGTGGGGCAGACCATTCGCGACGGCCGCTTCCGCTCCCGCTACGATGCGGTGGTCATCGCCGTGGCCCGCAACGGCGTGCGGCTGGGCGGCAAGATCGGCGATATCGTCATCCAGCCGGGGGATACCCTGCTGCTGGAGGCCAAGCAGGCCTTCGTTGACCAGCAGCGGAACAGTCGCGACTTCTTCCTGGTCAGTCAGATCCGGGATTCCTCGCCGCCCCGGCATGAGCGCGCCCCGGTGGCCCTGGCCATGCTGGGCGTGATGGTGGTCACCGCCGGCATTGGCGTGCTCAGCATGCTGGAGGCCGCACTGCTGGCCGCCGCAGGGATGCTCCTCACTGGCTGCTGCACGGTGGAGAATGCCCGGCGCAACATCGACTGGTCGGTGCTGCTGGTCATCGCAGCGGCTTTCGGTCTGGGGGCGGCCATGGAGCAGACCGGCGTGGCACTGGTGGTGGCCCACAGCGTCATCCAGGCAGCGGGTGATGCGCCGCTGGTGAACCTGGTGGCCATTTACCTGCTGACCGCCGCGTTTACCGCGGTGATCACCAACAACGCGGCGGCGCTGCTGATGTTCCCCATTGCCATGGCGCTGTCATCGGACCTGGGGGTGAGTATCATGCCCTTCGCCGTGGCCATCATGCTGGCTGCTTCGGCGAGCTTTGCCACGCCCATCGGCTATCAGACCAACCTGATGGTGTACGGCCCGGGCGGTTATCATTTCTCCGATTTCATGCGCATCGGACTGCCGTTGAACCTGGTGACCGCGCTGGTGGCGGTGCTGGTGATTCCGCTGGTCTGGGGATTCTGA
- a CDS encoding ferredoxin gives MSYYQRHVFVCTNRREDNIACCNNGVADDARAYLKDRIKALGENGPGRVRVSSSGCLGRCAEGPVLVVYPEATWYTWVDNEDLDDIIEQHLQSGTPVQRLLIDG, from the coding sequence ATGAGTTACTACCAGCGCCATGTGTTCGTCTGCACAAACCGTCGCGAGGACAACATCGCCTGCTGTAACAACGGTGTGGCGGATGACGCCAGGGCCTATCTCAAGGACAGGATCAAGGCGCTCGGCGAGAACGGCCCCGGGCGGGTGCGTGTGAGCAGCTCCGGCTGCCTCGGCCGCTGCGCCGAGGGGCCCGTGCTGGTGGTTTACCCCGAGGCCACCTGGTACACCTGGGTGGACAACGAAGATCTGGACGACATCATCGAGCAGCACCTGCAGTCCGGTACGCCGGTACAGCGGTTGTTGATCGACGGGTGA
- a CDS encoding GlxA family transcriptional regulator, translated as MPQQGAPSTRPRKVGFLLVPGFSNMAFTSALEPLRMANQLTERTLYEWSMVSRDGGPVRASNGLSVSADYAMQTAPELDLVIVCSGIDVQTHLDRDVLTWINRLASRHVALGSVCTGGYILARAGVLNGYRCTLHWEHISSIHEALLFPQVEFSSELFVLDRDRYTCSGGVAPMDMMLTLIAREHGADLAENIAEEYLHERIRDFSERQRTPLKVRLGTSQPKLVEVVTLMEANLHEPLTLDELASHARLSRRQLERLFQRHLGCAPTRYYMDLRLARARQLLLQTEMPITDIALACGFVSPPHFTKCYHERQGRSPSQERRLRRQRLLAGEPGPAPATSQAAHMGQVGPAEGEPADGAICRLDQVE; from the coding sequence ATGCCGCAGCAAGGCGCGCCGAGCACCCGCCCCAGAAAAGTCGGCTTCCTGCTGGTCCCCGGCTTTTCCAACATGGCCTTCACCTCCGCACTGGAGCCATTGCGCATGGCCAACCAGCTGACGGAGCGAACGCTGTATGAATGGTCAATGGTGAGCCGGGATGGCGGCCCCGTGCGTGCCAGCAACGGGCTCTCGGTGAGCGCCGACTACGCAATGCAGACGGCACCGGAGCTGGACCTGGTCATCGTCTGCAGCGGCATTGACGTTCAGACCCACCTGGACCGGGACGTGCTCACCTGGATCAACCGCCTGGCGAGTCGCCACGTGGCGCTGGGCTCGGTCTGTACCGGCGGGTACATTCTCGCGCGGGCCGGTGTACTCAACGGCTACCGCTGCACCCTGCACTGGGAGCACATCTCCAGCATCCACGAGGCGTTACTGTTCCCCCAGGTGGAGTTTTCCTCCGAGCTGTTCGTGCTGGACCGGGATCGCTACACCTGCTCCGGCGGCGTCGCCCCCATGGACATGATGCTCACCCTGATCGCCCGCGAGCATGGCGCGGATCTCGCCGAGAACATCGCCGAGGAATACCTGCATGAGCGTATTCGCGATTTCAGCGAGCGCCAGCGCACGCCACTCAAGGTGCGGCTGGGCACCAGTCAGCCCAAGCTTGTGGAGGTGGTGACACTGATGGAGGCGAACCTGCACGAGCCGCTGACCCTGGACGAACTGGCGTCTCATGCCCGCCTCTCCCGGCGCCAGCTCGAGCGGTTGTTCCAGCGACACCTGGGCTGTGCACCCACGCGTTACTACATGGATTTGAGACTGGCGCGGGCCAGGCAATTGCTGCTGCAGACGGAAATGCCCATCACCGACATTGCGCTGGCCTGCGGCTTTGTATCGCCGCCGCACTTCACCAAGTGCTACCACGAGCGTCAGGGGCGCTCACCGTCCCAGGAGCGGCGGCTCCGGCGGCAGCGGCTGCTGGCGGGTGAGCCGGGACCAGCCCCGGCAACGTCGCAGGCTGCGCACATGGGGCAGGTGGGCCCGGCAGAGGGCGAGCCGGCGGATGGCGCCATCTGTCGCCTGGATCAGGTGGAGTAA
- the rpsI gene encoding 30S ribosomal protein S9 — protein MAEEQYYGTGRRKTSRARVFLRRGSGDIRVNGRSLEEYFGRETAQMVVRQPLELVDALDRFDVNVTVAGGGGSGQAGAVRHGLTRALIQYDEEWRTPLRRAGFVTRDSRMVERKKIGLHKARRATQYSKR, from the coding sequence ATGGCAGAAGAGCAGTATTACGGAACCGGTCGCCGCAAGACCTCCCGCGCAAGGGTGTTCCTGCGTCGGGGCAGCGGTGACATTCGCGTCAACGGGCGTTCGCTGGAAGAGTACTTCGGCCGCGAGACCGCCCAGATGGTGGTGCGCCAGCCCCTGGAGCTGGTGGACGCCTTGGATCGGTTCGACGTCAATGTTACCGTCGCGGGCGGTGGTGGCAGTGGACAGGCCGGCGCCGTGCGTCACGGTCTGACCCGCGCGCTGATCCAGTACGACGAAGAGTGGCGTACGCCGTTGCGCCGTGCCGGCTTTGTTACGCGTGACAGCCGCATGGTGGAGCGCAAGAAGATCGGCCTGCACAAGGCCCGCCGCGCCACCCAGTACAGCAAGCGCTAA
- a CDS encoding UDP-glucose/GDP-mannose dehydrogenase family protein produces MKVTIYGSGYVGLVTGTCLAETGNDVLCVDINAERVAQLNRGEVPIYEPGLEDMIAANRQAGRLRFTTDVAEAVDHGLLQFIAVGTPSDEDGSADLKYVLQVARSIGEHMSAYRVIVDKSTVPVGTADRVRETLVAALAERGMDVPFAVVSNPEFLKEGAAISDFMKPDRVIVGSDDRRATEIMRDLYAPFGRKQEKVLVMDVRSAELTKYAANAMLATKISFMNELAGLAERLGADIESVRHGIGSDPRIGYHFIYPGCGYGGSCFPKDVKALAHTARDVDYQPMILDAVEAVNARQKQVLFQRLNEHFHGHLAGRTIALWGLAFKPNTDDMRDAPSRTLMEALWQAGAQVRAYDPEAMDETRHIYGERADLVLCERPYEALEGADALVLCTEWQQFRSPDFDRIRNTLKQPVLVDGRNVYDPRRMVDGGFTYYAIGRGASVREMPIQ; encoded by the coding sequence ATGAAAGTCACCATCTACGGCAGCGGCTACGTCGGCCTGGTTACCGGGACCTGCCTGGCGGAGACGGGCAACGACGTCCTCTGCGTCGACATCAACGCCGAGCGCGTGGCGCAGTTGAACCGCGGCGAGGTGCCCATCTACGAGCCGGGCCTCGAGGACATGATTGCCGCCAACCGTCAGGCCGGTCGGCTGCGCTTTACCACCGACGTGGCTGAGGCCGTGGATCATGGGCTTCTGCAGTTCATTGCCGTGGGCACCCCCTCGGACGAGGACGGGTCAGCCGATCTCAAGTACGTGCTGCAGGTGGCCCGGAGCATTGGCGAGCACATGAGCGCCTACCGGGTGATCGTGGACAAGTCCACCGTGCCGGTGGGCACCGCTGACCGGGTCCGGGAGACCCTGGTTGCCGCCCTGGCCGAGCGCGGCATGGATGTGCCCTTTGCGGTGGTGTCCAACCCCGAGTTCCTCAAGGAAGGGGCAGCCATCAGCGATTTCATGAAGCCGGACCGGGTGATCGTGGGCAGTGACGACCGTCGCGCCACCGAAATCATGCGCGACCTCTACGCGCCCTTCGGGCGCAAGCAGGAGAAGGTGCTGGTCATGGATGTGCGCTCGGCGGAGCTCACCAAGTACGCCGCCAACGCCATGCTGGCGACCAAGATCAGCTTCATGAACGAGCTGGCCGGGCTCGCGGAGCGCCTTGGAGCCGACATCGAATCCGTGCGCCACGGCATCGGTTCCGACCCGCGTATCGGCTACCATTTCATCTATCCGGGTTGCGGCTACGGCGGTTCCTGCTTCCCCAAGGACGTCAAGGCCCTGGCCCACACCGCCCGGGACGTGGACTACCAGCCCATGATCCTGGATGCGGTGGAGGCGGTGAACGCCCGCCAGAAGCAGGTGCTTTTCCAGCGTCTGAACGAACACTTTCACGGCCATCTCGCCGGGCGCACCATTGCCCTGTGGGGGCTCGCGTTCAAGCCCAATACCGACGACATGCGTGATGCCCCGAGTCGCACGCTGATGGAGGCGCTGTGGCAGGCGGGCGCCCAGGTGCGCGCCTACGACCCGGAGGCCATGGACGAGACCCGGCACATCTACGGCGAGCGCGCCGATCTGGTTCTGTGCGAACGTCCTTACGAGGCGTTGGAAGGGGCGGATGCCCTGGTCCTGTGCACCGAGTGGCAACAGTTCCGCAGCCCGGATTTCGACCGGATCCGCAACACCCTGAAGCAGCCCGTGCTGGTGGATGGCCGCAATGTCTACGACCCGCGCCGGATGGTGGATGGCGGCTTTACCTACTACGCCATCGGCCGCGGTGCCAGCGTGCGGGAAATGCCGATTCAATGA
- a CDS encoding formate--tetrahydrofolate ligase — MATSVKEVEAAVADVPPSNLEIARHTPRRPIAEIAARMGLDPDHVEPYGFDVAKIDLAAIHALADRPRGKYVVVSAITPTPLGEGKTTTSIGLAQAFHHVGRTASVALRQPSMGPTLGIKGGAAGGGYSQVIPMERINLHLTGDIHAVAAAHNLLAAMIDNHLHHRRGVDLDPQRITWKRSMDINDRSLRNMVIGLGAQGDGFTRQTGFEISAASEVMAILALAHSISDLRQRLGRIVVGYTRSNQPVTAEDIGAAGAMTVLLRDALKPNLLQTLEHTPALMHAGPFGNIAHGNSSIVADRIALRTSDFLVTEAGFGADMGAERFFNIKCRASGMEPDAAVLVATVRGLKFHSGRFNVVPGRPLPEAMTAENPDDVYAGADNLRRQIANIRAHGISPVVAINVFPSDFASEHAAIRDVAEGAGARVALCTHVRDGGSGAAELAEAVAEAAEDPGEFRFLYPDDMALDDKIKRIATHIYGADGVVFSNEARRQIDAYQYQGYGELPVCIAKTHLSLSADPSLQGAPTGWTLPVKEVRLSAGAGFVYALCGDVRTMPGLGSDPAAAHIDIDENEQVVGLF; from the coding sequence ATGGCAACGAGCGTGAAAGAGGTGGAAGCGGCAGTGGCGGACGTGCCGCCGAGCAACCTGGAGATCGCACGGCATACGCCGCGCCGACCCATCGCCGAGATCGCGGCCCGCATGGGGCTGGATCCGGATCACGTGGAGCCGTACGGTTTCGATGTGGCCAAGATCGATCTGGCCGCCATCCATGCCCTGGCGGACCGGCCCCGCGGCAAGTACGTGGTGGTTTCGGCGATTACGCCCACGCCGCTGGGCGAGGGCAAGACCACCACCTCCATCGGGCTCGCCCAGGCGTTCCACCACGTGGGGCGCACAGCCTCGGTCGCATTGCGGCAGCCATCCATGGGCCCGACTCTGGGCATCAAGGGTGGCGCCGCTGGCGGCGGCTACAGTCAGGTGATCCCCATGGAGCGCATCAACCTCCACCTCACCGGGGACATTCACGCCGTGGCGGCGGCGCACAACCTGCTGGCGGCCATGATCGACAACCACCTGCACCATCGCCGGGGTGTGGATCTGGATCCCCAGCGCATCACCTGGAAGCGGTCCATGGACATCAACGACCGCTCCCTGCGCAACATGGTCATCGGTCTCGGTGCCCAGGGGGACGGTTTCACCAGGCAGACAGGGTTCGAGATCAGTGCCGCCTCCGAGGTGATGGCGATCCTGGCGCTCGCGCACTCCATCAGTGATCTGCGCCAGCGCCTGGGGCGGATCGTGGTGGGCTACACCCGTAGCAATCAGCCGGTGACGGCGGAGGATATCGGTGCCGCCGGTGCCATGACGGTGCTGTTGCGCGATGCCCTCAAGCCCAATCTACTGCAGACCCTGGAACACACCCCGGCGCTGATGCACGCCGGTCCGTTCGGCAATATTGCCCACGGCAACTCCTCCATCGTCGCCGACCGGATCGCGTTGCGCACCAGCGATTTCCTGGTCACCGAGGCAGGTTTCGGCGCCGACATGGGTGCCGAGCGGTTCTTCAACATCAAGTGCCGGGCGTCTGGCATGGAGCCGGATGCCGCCGTGCTGGTGGCCACCGTGCGTGGGCTCAAGTTCCACTCCGGGCGCTTCAACGTGGTGCCGGGGCGACCGCTGCCGGAGGCCATGACCGCCGAGAATCCGGACGACGTCTACGCCGGGGCGGACAACCTGCGGCGCCAGATCGCCAATATCCGTGCCCACGGAATCTCCCCGGTGGTGGCGATCAATGTCTTCCCGTCGGATTTCGCCTCGGAGCATGCCGCCATTCGTGACGTGGCCGAAGGGGCAGGGGCGCGGGTGGCGCTGTGCACCCATGTCCGCGATGGCGGCTCCGGCGCCGCCGAGCTGGCCGAGGCCGTGGCCGAGGCGGCGGAGGACCCGGGCGAGTTCCGCTTCCTCTACCCCGACGACATGGCCCTGGATGACAAGATCAAGCGCATCGCCACCCACATCTACGGCGCCGACGGCGTGGTGTTCAGTAACGAGGCCCGGCGTCAGATCGACGCCTACCAGTACCAGGGATACGGTGAACTGCCCGTGTGCATCGCCAAGACCCATCTGTCCCTGTCGGCGGACCCGTCCCTGCAGGGCGCACCCACCGGCTGGACCCTGCCGGTGAAGGAGGTACGGCTGTCCGCCGGCGCCGGGTTCGTCTATGCCCTGTGCGGGGACGTTCGCACCATGCCCGGGCTGGGCAGCGATCCCGCCGCGGCGCACATTGACATCGACGAGAACGAGCAGGTGGTGGGCCTGTTCTGA